Below is a window of Chanodichthys erythropterus isolate Z2021 chromosome 19, ASM2448905v1, whole genome shotgun sequence DNA.
CTTAAgcgatgaaaacattacatttaattcacacttaagtgtgttcttttaaagtatattatttttgcaataagtacactttataaaagtatactaaagtgcactttttttccACAAGGGATATCCAGCATGCCGGAGCGAATTGTAGAGGTTATGAAGAAAAAGGGTCAACATTGTAAATACTGACTCTTTGCATATATTGAATGGTGTTATacattatgcaaaattcacttttacattaCCTTAGATACTTCCGAGTGAGCCATACACAGTTCACCATGTTTATTTCCTTGTTGCAGCATTTAACAGCAACATTCAAGTAAGAAATTGATTCTACTGAAGTtgttcagtcaagagcagtgagtgattagctgtttttcttttttatcgTTTGATTCCCATTAGCAGCAGGTATTGTACATTCGGCTGCTGCTACTAataaacagatttaatatacacaTGCCATTTCTTTCCCAGTTTGGCttatgtgaactttgtgtgtatttgatggTTTAAGCACGATAAGACACGAAAAAACGCAATTTATTTGCAGCTTTCTGTGCGCACGCTTCGGATGTGTATGCTCAGAAAACCACATATCAAAAGTTTAAACTGATATGGCTTTAAAAAGCAGGCAAATAATAACCTTTGACGAAGAACTGCAATTCAGATGATAATTagaaacaaacattttatttgttgttgCCAAAGTATCTAAGGCATAAGATGTAAAGGCTCGGCAGAGTGGGGAGCAGCatcttatttacatttaaatacacacacgAAAACAATGTTTTTGCTTCCACCTAAAGAGGGGCAAttacaacatggtataataaattatctgttgGGTAAATTGAGcagaaacttcagacacattctggcgACACCTGTGACTTATAGATcataaaatgaaatcaatataTCATAAAGTGAAATGCTTATTGTTTTCCAGTATACCCTAGAAacatgtgaaaaaataaaaatacaaatactgaaGAAGCAAATTTTGCAAGAAACAAAATTTGTCACTGCAGAAACTTTTGCCCATGACTGTATTAATGTTTTACACACTTGCTTTGCATGTTGTGTAATCAGCTTTTGTGCTGCCCCTCACACAGTTGTTTCTGTCAAATAAAAGCTAATGTTTTCTGTCAGTGCATGTGCAATACTGCAAATTTAATGCTAATGCATCTGTAAAGATGATCAGGCTTTCAATGTGTTTCTTTATGCCAGGGGTTTCCACTCATGCTCCTGGAGGAGCATAAACCTTGGCAAGCCTTCTAGTCAATCATTAAAAtgtaggcccggtttcacagaaagggcttagattaagccaggattaggccttagttcaattaggacatttaagtagttTTTACAAATGTGTCttagagagaggaaaaaaaaaaacattattggtgtgcatcttgagacaaaacaatgtcaCTGACATACAGTATTTCAAGACATGCCAGTGCTAGTTACTTTCATTTAAAACATGCATTATAGTCTGGGAACAGTTTAAGCCTTATCTGTGAAACCAGGTGTTAAGGTTTTGCACATCCCTACTTTAAAAGATGAAGAGATGATTGAGGAACTCTGACCTTTGAGAGAATACTTGTGTCCAGATGAGGAGTGAACCACCATGAATTTGGATCTGTTCTCCAGAAGAATTTTGCAGTCTTGTCTCACTGCCTCTTTAAAAAGGTATGAGATGAACTGATCTTTCACAAAGCCTGGACTGGCCACCAGAATACACTTCACCACTGAGAAACACATACAAATTATACATATGAAAAAAAAGACAGTATTTATTTGTCCATTAtatctaattaaaaaaaataaaaaataccatCAAAATTGAAGTGTCTCAGAATGCCCTGCATGACAGCCTCATAAAATCGGTCCAATGCCTGAAATAGAACACATAAGTGTCACTGTATAAAATGTgtatcatatttttaaatatacatgcaGTAACAATATTTGTATCCATAATATTCCTAATAGAAAACAAGCAGACATGGCCTGCTCATACTATTACTGGGCAGTGTTTGTGAATTTCTATATGCATAGAACCTACTACCTGTGTACAAAATGTATAGTAGAACACAGAGCACAATGCAACCAGAATTAATATCAGCAGTGACAACATCTCGTTCTTGTTCTTAGAttaaagttacatttaaaattCATGGATTAAATGGATAAAATAAtggatttaaaaacaaaaataaaaatcacatttctggGATTTTCAGAAGAGGAAGTCGTCATAATTCGGTAAACTTGTAAATGTGAAACTATAGCTAATATGCAAATGTTTACGTTGTTAATAAATGTGGTAACGCTTCATCAGAGGGCCTGCTGAGATAATCCCAACATTATAGTTGCATATCTTTAACGAGGGCCTCTCATTGGTTCACTCAGAGCAGGAATGGTGACCAAATCtttttattatattcattaatGGGACACAAGGGGGGGTGGGCAAGCCATATTTCCTGTCTCTTTATTCCTTTTTTTCCACATTCCATTTCATGAGCCATTTACATTCAAACTGAAATCCCTTGGTAAAGTTAGAATTATAGTTCACATTATTCTACTATCAAATTAATGGAAAAATTGGATTTGGGTGACAACAACCTTTAGCTACCCAACATAAACATCTCGTGGTATCAGACATTTTCATATGTTTAATATAATgataaacacaaaaacattgtCAGATTTATTGTTGCAAAGTTTTATCGGTTCACCTTGTCATGTTGAGCACAGCTGCCTTTCCTCTTGCGGGGAATGGTGACCTCAACCTTCGCCCTGAGTAAGGTCATGGCTGGAGTTACGAGAACCAGATTGGCCAGGCCTTCCTGCATCACGACAGCAGCTACATCTGCTTTTTGAGCGGGATCACATGCCTGCTCTATAAATCAGGATGGAAAAAACAACGACCTGGTGATGAGCAGAGATGggcataaatatatgaaaatgtatttaaaatagaaatacaaaatactgtgaaaaaaaatgtatttaaatacgaatacagtattttgaaaatacacaaaatacatgTGAAATTGGCCATTCAGTGAAGTATCACTATTTGGCTAAAATCTATTTGGACCTATTCTGAATGCAAATTTCTATCTTCTGTGCACCATTTCTATACTCATTCCATTGATCACTAACCATTCATGATTAGGTGGAAAATAGAGTAACAAGATACCGGATTAAAGGTATGTATTAAGTGAATGCAAATAGGcaagacaaataaaataataataataataataataataataatttttcagCCTGATAGACATGATCACCATCCATTTTTAcaaaatagttttatatttcaaacaTTACATAGTATGTAAAATTGTTATTATCTAGAAAAGCTCATTTTAATCCGAAAATACACCAAAAACACACCAACACATTACCAATTCTGTCCAGCACCACACTGTCCCAGACTTTTTTGGCGAGAGTGAACTTCCTGTTGAGCTCCAGCTCAATGGTATGATAGGCACCCATCTATATATGACACAAAACAAGAAATATGACTTTTATTCGAGATTTCACATTTAGACTAAAATAATATATGGAATATCCCCTGAGGGTCAATGccaattataaatgtttttctcattaatattcaaatgtatgaagtataaattatattttaggtGTAAATTTAGcattatagtaaaaaaaaaaaaaaaaaaacatttaaaaaatatattttagaaagtactaaaccattaaaaatgcaCACTGACCTTCACATACTGGTTCTCCTGGATATTTGTTCCTTTGACTCTGAGCTGACAGGCCTGGGAATCAAAGTCTATCGTCTCCACACATAAAGTCAGTGTGGTGCGCACACGTGAACTGCCCACACTGCCCGTGGAGGACTCCGTCTGCACTTTCCTGGTTATGACAtcagattattttcatcattAAACATATGGGCAAAATCTCTGATATTAAGCATGATAAACCAAAACTGGAAAAAGACAGGGGGGGGTGAGGCAGACCTGATGGTTGAGGCTCTGAGGCTGTCGCCCACCTGCAGCAGGTTGTAGGTGTGCCACATATCCTCTGCTTCATCCGGTATTAGTGTCACCTGACTAAAAGAAGgaaaacaatataaattgtTGGTAACAAAAATCATCATGTTTGTGTTGTCATATACCCTGCCCACGAGGCAGAAAAGGTATCATAAATGTTACCATACCATACCATACcaactttatttattaagcACTTTACAACAACCAAggttgaccaaagtgctgtacagaaaaaataaaacataaataagtaATAACCAAAcaataaaagcatttaaataacagaataaatcaattaaatacataaaatcgACAACTTACTAGGTATCAAAAGCCAAAGAAAACAGATGGGTTTTGAGAAGGGTTTTAAAAACAGATAAAGAGGTTGCCTGCCTAACATACAAAGGCAGAGCATTCCATAATTTAGGGGCACACACAGCAAAAGCACGGTCCCCTCTGAGCTTACGCTTTGTTTTCGGCACAGTCAGAAGCAGCTGTTCGTCTGATCTGAGAGAGCGAGCAGGTTTATACGGGCGAAGAAGCTCAGCGAGGTATGGCGGTGCAAGACCATTTAGTGATTTAAAAGCAAATAGcagaattttaaaatgaatcctAAATTGAATGGGCAACCAATGTAGAGAAGCCAAAATAGGAGAAATGTGCTCATATTTACGTGTGCCCGTTAAAAGACgtgctgctgcattttgtatcATCTGGAGACGAGTGATGGAGGACCCCACATAAAGAGAATTACAGTAGTCCGGCAGTGTGGTTACAAAGGCATGGACTACAGTTTCAAAATGTTGTCTTGACAAGATTGGCTTTATTTTGGCAAGCTGCTTCAAATGAAAGAAGCTTGATTTGACAACAGCTGTGATCTGACTGTTAAATTTAAGCTCAGGGTCCACTTTAACTCCTAGATTTGTGACACTAAATTTAATATAAGAAAATGTTGTTTAATAACCCTTAAATAATGATGATAAATAACAATATTTCAGGTTGATTTCTTTGTTTGCTTAAAATTTAATGCAATTATAACTACTATGGCTATTTCATGGTGAGAGTCAGactaaaatacagtaatatatatatatatatatatatatatatacacatacatacatacatatatgacCTCAATTCAACTCATTTGTTTACAAATGAGTCAACCCAAAAACCCTGGCCCTGGATTATCAGTTATTTGAGGTTCAAGCGTAAAGTGCTAGAAAGTGGAACCCCTATTTTATTTGTAGCGTttaactattattatttattattattattattattttattattattacattatcaTTATTCTCTAATAGCCTAAAACACGCAGCTCCACCCTACTGCTATCTATATATGCGCAGAGGACTCGCCCCATACGGTCAATATGGTGCGCTACAGCAAAGAAAAACACATTTGGGGCTTGGCAATATTGTGTGTGAAACATGCCAAGTTTGTCAACAAAGCACTGGGTTAACAAACACTGACAGCATTTCGGGATATATCAGGCGCGTTCCGAGTCAGTTCGACAAACAAAACtgcattatgtttttatttataccAAGTAAGTACCCAGGTTTTGTCACATGATCCCATTACAGCATGTTGGTGCTGCCACAGCACTCCACTCGGAAAGCACACATGATGTCCAAAAGTGCTGTACAGATATACACAGTCATGTGTTCTCAAACACTCACCCGGCATTATCCTTCTCGATGTCTTTATGAACCAGCTTCATGGTCAAAAAGGTTAgctattcaaaaacaaaatacatatttGATTGTGAGTGTCCTACTCCATTTAATCGTCGATTTTGGTACCGTTTCCGCATCCGAGTTGGCACATTCTGCCACTTTACAATGAATCAGACGATTCGAACTGTCGCTTTCTGATCGCGTCATTGGCTAATAGATTGCGTCATTAGGTCATTTCTATCTTTGGACACTTCCGCAGGTTGAAAGAACGCAtcaattttatatttcaaattttaaaCAGTACATTTTATGGATAATTAGCAATCGGtgtatataagtatataaacCGCCCAACCTGAGAAAGGTCTTTACGTCGCAGTCTTGACGAGggttaagagtttttttttttaagtttatacTATGAATCTGAGACTATACACTGATAGTTGTGGTTTTAATTTGCTTATTAACAATTAAATATGGGAAAAGATTGACACACAGAATATCCTATTGGCTCTTCGGGTGCGGTATTTGAAGCGCTCGTCATGAGCCAAGAATAACCAATCAGACACCTGCTTTAGTGTCTACCCCGCCTCTTCAGTGTTTCCTACTCAGCGGTCGTGGTGCTAGTTTACCTCATACAACGAACTACTGAAGGGACCATTTGCGgcaataacattataatacaaACTCAGGAATACTATTAGtagtgggatttttttttataaaggcaATTTTATAAGATATTATCGTGTATTTGTATCGGGCGGATTCCGAGGTCGTCTTGTTCCTGGCTCTGTTAGCCGGCTAATCTCCAGCGAGCGACAAAATGGCTGAATCGGACAAATTAAACATCGATTCGATCATCCAGCGCCTCTTGGAGGGTAATGCGCTttgttctttattattatttttattacaaactgtctcgttttataatgtttaattacGGTTAAACGTCTAAAAAGCGTATGATTGTGTATTCATTATAATCTCCAATCGAATGTATATGTAGCTGTGTAGTATTATGTATAATTATCTAGTGCTATCAATCcaattcaaatgtttatttgcatAATTTCCATGTTTATTACATATTATCCGAACAAAACTTCAGCGCATGCGCAGTGCGTCAGTCG
It encodes the following:
- the pelo gene encoding protein pelota homolog; protein product: MKLVHKDIEKDNAGQVTLIPDEAEDMWHTYNLLQVGDSLRASTIRKVQTESSTGSVGSSRVRTTLTLCVETIDFDSQACQLRVKGTNIQENQYVKMGAYHTIELELNRKFTLAKKVWDSVVLDRIEQACDPAQKADVAAVVMQEGLANLVLVTPAMTLLRAKVEVTIPRKRKGSCAQHDKALDRFYEAVMQGILRHFNFDVVKCILVASPGFVKDQFISYLFKEAVRQDCKILLENRSKFMVVHSSSGHKYSLKEVLCDPAVTARLSDTKAAGEVKALEDFYKMLQQEPDRAFYGLAHVERASEALAIDVLMISDKLFRHQDIATRGRYVRLVDGVKENGGTVRIFSSLHVSGEQLNQLSGVAAILRFPIADVSEAEEDSSSDED